Proteins co-encoded in one Medicago truncatula cultivar Jemalong A17 chromosome 8, MtrunA17r5.0-ANR, whole genome shotgun sequence genomic window:
- the LOC120577424 gene encoding uncharacterized protein, which yields MGEELRMQVNRLKQNVKQANLMLEENPKEQKPLEPNKHFVIEAIPLRSVLPDAIIDLDNVQTVQTKKRKKHDMLYSGGTYPERRRAVKKSKYLASPYDEAVYEPNASKMQKDISTFAWSISHDEEELLYCSDNKAHAFSLQRRDLWSLQKDE from the exons ATGGGGGAGGAGCTTCGAATGCAGG TGAATCGGTTAAAACAGAATGTGAAGCAAGCAAACTTGATGTTAGAGGAGAACCCGAAGGAGCAGAAGCCTTTGGAACCTAACAAACACTTTGTTATAGA GGCAATTCCATTAAGGTCGGTGTTACCAGATGCAATAATCGACTTGGATAATGTCCAAACTGTGCagacaaagaaaagaaagaagcatGATATGCTTTATTCTGGTGGCACATACCCTGAGCGTAGGAGAGCTGTGAAGAAATCAAAATACCTTGCAAGCCCCTACGATGAAGCTGTCTATGAGCCAAATGCAAGTAAGATGCAGAAGGACATATCAACATTTGCATGGAGCATTTCACATGATGA gGAGGAGCTTTTGTATTGCTCGGATAACAAGGCTCATGCTTTCAGTCTACAAAGGAGAGACTTGTGGTCACTTCAAAAAGATGAATGA
- the LOC112417503 gene encoding uncharacterized protein, producing the protein MKEGLQTPKVANPLADFHFLMINYLEKMGKRSPFLTGKYKRPSLRDWDVKAANQDLQKVHDLMGLEHGLTAGVTRLYNTDEGPHVMCFDADTCPLSKAEMHLNHCRSCIRIYTTAAETLERRIAEGNVGTFVKNDAVTTETNTTKENPIEVQPEPEENRSLRTRKRKSSIPQTSTRGGERCSR; encoded by the exons ATGAAAGAAGGCTTGCAAACTCCGAAAGTTGCAAATCCATTAGCGGACTTCCACTTCCTAATG ATTAATTACTTGGAGAAAATGGGGAAGAGAAGCCCATTCCTGACAGGAAAATACAAGCGGCCTTCACTTCGTGATTGGGATGTCAAGGCGGCAAACCAAGACCTTCAGAAGGTCCATGACCTTATGGGACTCGAGCATGGACTGACAGCTGGGGTAACTAGACTGTACAACACCGACGAAGGTCCGCATGTAATGTGTTTTGATGCAGATACCTGTCCACTCTCTAAG gCAGAAATGCATCTTAATCATTGTAGGTCTTGTATACGGATCTACACTACAGCTGCGGAAACCTTGGAAAGAAGAATAGCTGAGGGAAATGTTGGAACTTTTGTGAAAAATGATGCAGTTACAACAGAAACAAACACAACCAAGGAAAATCCGATTGAAGTGCAACCTGAACCCGAGGAGAATAGAAGTTTGAGAACCCGGAAAAGAAAATCATCCATACCACAAACAAGCACTCGAGGGGGAGAAAG ATGTAGCAGATGA